Genomic segment of Streptosporangium sp. NBC_01755:
CCCTGGCCGAGGCCCGCCTTCTGCTCGCCAGGGTCGAGCTGCGCACCGGAGATCCGCGCCGCGCCCGGGAGAGCGCGGAGCTGGCCGCTCACGAGCTGGCCGCGCAGGGGCGAGCGGTCCTGGCACCGCTCGCCGACGAGATCCTGCTGCGGGCCCGGCTCGCACTGGACCCGTCCTCCGCGAAGCTACCGGCGACGGTGCCGGAGATGCTCGCGTGCGCCGAAGCACTCGATGCCACCGGCCACCTGAACACCTCGGCGGCGCTCAGGCTCAGCGCCGCCGAGGTCGCGCTCCGGCTGGGTGACCGGCCGTCCACCGACGGCCAGCTGGCCCTCCTCTCCCGCTCGGGTCGCGGGCTGGTCGCCCGCCAGGCGACGGCGCTGCGGCGGTTCCTGGCCGGCGACCGGCGGGGGGCGTTCGCGGCGGTGCTGGCAGGCCTCGCGGAGGTGGGTTCCGAAACGAAGGCGTTCGAGGACCCGATGGTGCGCGCGCACGCCGCCAGGGCGGGTGAGCCGCTGGCCGGGTTCGGGCTGGCCCTCGCCATGCGAACCGGACGAGGCCGCACGGTCCTGGCGTGGGCCGAGCGGTGGCGGGCGGTCACCGGAGGTGCGGGCCGGCCGCTCGCGCCCTGCCTGGCCGCGCTGCGAGCGGCGCTCGGAGAGTCGGCCCTGGTGGAGTTCGTCCGCCATGAGGCGGAACTGGTCGCCGTCGCGGTCACCCGGGACCGGGTGACGCTGCGCCGCCTCGGCCCGTTCGCGACCGTCGCCGAGGCCGTCGTCCGCCTGCGGTACGGGCTACGCAGGGCGCACCTGCTCGATGGAAGGGCTCCCGAGCCCGGTGCGGAGGCCGCGGAGTTGGAACGGCTCCTCTTCCGCCCGCTGGGCGACCGGCTGGGCGACCGGCCGCTGGTGATCGTGCCGACGGGGACGCTGCACATCCTGCCCTGGCCGCTGCTGCCCATGAACTCCGACCGGCCGGTGAGCGTGGCGGCCAGTGCCGCCGCCTGGCTGGCCGGCAGGGAGGTGCCGGCCGTGCGGGACGGGCGTGTCGTGGCCGTGGCGGGGCCGGGGCTGCGGTGCTCGGAGACCGAGGCTCGCATGGTCGGCGAGTGCCACCCGGGGACGGAGCGGGTGGCGGCGCGGCGGGCGGAGGTGATGGCGGCACTGGAGCGGGCGGACGTGGCGCACCTGGCCGCGCACGGGATGTTCTCCCCGCGCAGCCCGCTGCTGTCGAGCATCGATCTCGACGACGGCCCGCTGATGGCGTACGACCTGCTCCGGCTGCGCACCCCGCCCTGGCTGGTGGTGCTGTCGGCGTGCGACGCGGGGATGGCGCACGCCCCGGCCGACGGGGCGCCCCTGGGGCTGGCGGGCACGTTCCTGTCGCTGGGGACACGGTGCGTGGTGGCCAGCCTGGTGCCGGTGCGCGACGAGGAGACGCTGGCTCTGATGACCGTCTTCCACAGGTCGCTGGCCGCCGGCGCCCCACCCGCGCGGGCACTGGCCACCGCGAGCGGGAAGACCGGTGTGGCGGGCTTCGTCTGCTTCGGGTGCGGGGATCAGCCGGTGGCGCCCGGCCCCGGGGAATCGGTCATTCGACCGGCCCGCGACCCGGCGTAGGGCGCGGGCTCATCTGGTGCTCACCTCCAGGAGGGGAACGTGCTGCTCGGCGGGTGTCAGCGAGCCGTGACAGCCGACGAAGGCCGCCTCCTGCGGTTCGGCGACCGAGGCGACGATGGCGCAGTCGGTGTACGGAACGGCGAGGACGTCGCCGATCCTGGGCAGCCATTCGGAGCGGACCCTGGGGCCGAACCAGCCGGATTCGACCGCCTCCTGGCGGGATGCCACCCAGGCCTTTCCCGCGAGGATGTCACGCCAGGTGTCGAGTACCGCTTCCGCGGCGCCGGGGACGGTGTAAACGTGACGGGCCCTGGCCTCCCCACCGAGCAGGGCGACGCCCTCGCGCAGCACGCCGATCGTGTCGACGTCGACACGATCGGTGACGTTGACCATGCCGTGGTCGGCGGTGACGTACATCGCCGAGCCGGGCGGGAGCGTCTCGGCCAGCCGCTCGGCCATCCGGTCGACCAGGGCGAGCTGGTCGAGCCAGGCCGGGGAGCCCCAGCCGGTCCGGTGGCCGACGGAGTCGAGGTCTCCGTAGTAGACCGAGACGTGGGCGCGGGGCTCGGCCAGCGCGTGGCGGACCCCGGCGATCCGGTCGTCGACCTCGTCGGCACCGACGAAGCGCACGCCCCGGTAGACGGCCCTGTTGAAACCGGTGGTCTCGAACCTGGCCGGGCCGACGTAGCTGACCGGGATGTCGGCCGCCGCCGCACGTTCGTACACGGTCGGGGTGGGCTGCCAGTCGCCGGGGTCGACGAGGGGGCCCTTGGCGGTCCAGCGCAGGCAGTTGAGCATGTAGCCGGCGCCGGGCACGGCGAGCTGGTAGCCGAGCATGCCGTGCTCGCCCGGTGGCAGACCGGTGCCGAGTGTGCCCAGGCTGGTCACGGTTGTGGCTGGGAAGCCCGCGGTCAGCACCCTGCCGAGCCTGGCGGACAGGAACGGCGCGGTCAGTGGGTGGGCGGCGAGCAGTTCGGCGCCCATGCCGTCGACGAGGAACAGCAGGACCCGCTCTGCCGGGGCGAGGCCCAGCGGGTTGTCGCCGTCCATCCCGACCGAGGCGAGCAACGAGGACGACAGGTCCGCGAGCGAGGCCGTCCCGTAGGCGGGGACCAGAGGGATCACGAGGCGGTGCGGGCGGTGGCCTCCGACAGTGCCTTGGCGAAGGCCAGCACATGGGAGACGGCCTCTGGTCCGTCGGCCGCCTCGCTCACCCGCAGGGAGAGATCGTCGGCCGTGATGGCGCCGGTGTATCCGTGGTCGGCCTCGCAGTTCTCGTCGCCGCAGGTGGCCGGCTCCAGGTCGACGTGGGAGATGGCGCCCCAGCCGATCGTGAGCGTGACCTCCGTGGGCGGCACGCCCGGAACGTAGGAGGCGGGGTCGGGGACGACTCTGGTGACCGCGACCGACTGGATCCGGCTGAGGCGCACGGCCTCGGTGGTCGTGGAGGCGTGTGACGCCGACACCCCCTCCACGGGCGGGTGCTCGTCGGTGTGGCAGACGAGTAGCCGGGTGGGGGAGAGCACCAGCACCGTGACGTGCCTGCGCACCTCCATGGCCGGGTCGAAGGTGGCCTCGTGATGCACGACGTAGGCGCCCACCTGCTCCTTGCCGAGCGCGGAATCGACCGCGTCGGCGACCAGATCGGGATAGTAGCCACTGCGGTCGATGGCGTCGCGCAGGCCGGCGGACGAGAGTCGGGTTTCCCTCATGGGTCCATCCTGCCCTGTCCGGGGCAGCGCTTTCACCGGGAGCGCGCCCCCTTTGGCAGGTGGTGCAAATCGTGATCCGGCCCGCGACGGTCTTTTCCGGCCGCGAAAGCGTCACCGGAAGCGCCCGGTGTCCGGTTCCGGTCCGTGACTTTTACCTCCGTTTGGTTTGACGTGATCTTTTCTGGGCTACCGGGAGCAGTGGTGGTCCGGAACCCGGAATCCAGGGATGAGGAGATATGGCCGATGAACGTCCAGATTCGCCGGAGCGGGCCGGGATGGCCCTCGCGGTGACCATCGCGGCCACCGTGGCGGTGACCGTCACGACCACTGTGGCGGCCATCGCCGCCGCCACCGCACCGCCCGCCCTCGGAGCGCGACTCCCCGCCGACCTGATCCTCACCACGGTCCACGACGGCCCCTTCGAGGCCGGTGGCACCGGCACCTTCTCCATAGACGTCACCGCCGACCCCGCCTCCATCGGGATCGGATACCCGACCGAGGTCACCTACTACTTCCCCGCGGACCTGACCCCGGTACGGGCCTCGGGCGCGGGCTGGAGATGCCGGACAACGCCCAGGAGCGTCGACTGCGAAACGCGTGACCTGGCCTCTCCCGGCTTCCAGCTGCCCCGGATCACGATCGGCGTGACCGTGGCGAGGGACGCCACCGGCACGCTGACCGCCTCCGGCAGGGCCGTCGAGGCCGTGGCCGTCCCCACCGGGACCGGCCACGCGTCCGACACCGTCGCCAGCACGGTCCAGATCCTCCCTGCGGCGACGTCCGCGACCTGACAGGACATGCCGGGTACGCCGGGCGGGAACGTTCACCCGGCGGGATGCCCCGCGCTCTCCGGCCGTGGACCCGGCCGGGCGGCGCGGACCACGGGAGAGGTCCGCGTCAGCCGAGGCGCCGGGGGCCGTCGTCGGGGCGCGGGCCCTCGTGGTCGCGGAGCACGACCCGGGCGCCCAGCACGGTCACCCCGGACTGCCCCACCAGCACCGGGTCGAGAGTGAGCCGTGCCACCTCCGGGAGATCGTCCGCCAGCCGTCCGAGGCGGATCAGCAGGTCCTCCAGCGCCTCGACCGCGACCGGCGGGTAGCCGTACTCGCCGAGGAGCAGGGGGGCGGCGCGCGGCGACCTCACCAGTGCCGCCGCGTCCTCACGGGTCAGCGGGGCCAGCCGGTACGCCTCGTCGTGCAGCAGCCGCGCGGTGATCTCACCGAGCCCGAAGGAGACGACCGCGCCGAAGGCGGGGTCGTCCATCACCCCGGCCACGGTCGGCACCGCGGGCTGCGGGGCCATGCGCTGCACCGCGAGCACGGCCCCGGGTTCGAGTTGGCGCGTCAGGTCGGCGTAGGCGTCACGTACCCCGTCGGGTCCCGACAACCCCAGACGCACGGTCCCCGCATGCTTGGCCGCCTCGGACCCCTCGGCCTTCAGCACGACCGGCCAGCCGAGCCTCGTCGCGGCGTCGACGGCCTCCTGGGGCGATCCCACCGTCTCCGACGGCCAGACCTCCACCCCGTAGCGGGCGAGCAGCCGCGAGGCGTCGATCTCGGCCGGGGCGTCGCCCAGCCCGGCGAGCACGAGGCTCCGTGCCGCGCCGGTGTCGACGCCCTCGATCTCCTCGGGCACCCCTGCGGGCTGCTCCAGCCAGCGCGCGTGCCGCACGACGTGGGCGAGCGCGCGGACCGCCTCCTCGGGCGCGGTGTACGAGGGGATGGAGCCTCGCTCGGGAGTGGTGCCGACCCGCAGTTCCCCGAGCATGCCGATCTTGCCTTCGAACGTGGCCAGCACCGGTTTGCCGCAGTCGCGAGAGACGCGCAGCAGCTCGGCGCCGACCTCTTCGGCGTTGCCGGGGATGGGCGGCATGTAGATCGCCACCACGGCGTCCACGTCCGGGAGCACCGAGGCCAGGGCCGCACCGAACTCGGCGGCGCCCGCCCGCGCGCCGAGGTTGACCGATGGCCTGGGCTCCAGGCCGACCCGCGCGCAGGCGTCGGCGGCCAGCAGCGCCATCGCGTCGGAGTTGCTGACCAGACCGACCCTGGGCCCGGCGGGCAGCGGCTGGTAGGCCAGCAGCTGCGCCACGTCGAACTGCTGGATCAGGTCGTCCACCCTGATCACCCCCGCCTGCTCGAACAGCGCGCTGAGCGCGGGGTCCGGCAGGCCGAGCACGGGCGCGGCGTGACCCGTGGGCACGCCCTGGGTGGTGCCGCCGCTCTTGACGACCACGATCGGCTTGCGGCGCGAGATGCGCCGCGCGAGGCGGGCGAACTTGCGGGGGTTTCCCAGCGACTCCAGGTAGAGCAGGATCACGTCGGTCCGCGGATCCTCCTCCCAGTACTGGAGCAGGTCGTTGCCCGACACGTCGGCGCGGTTGCCCGCGGAGACGAACGAGGAGATGCCCATGCCCCGCTGGGCCACCCGCTGCAGCAGCGCGGCGCCCAGGGCTCCGGACTGGCTGAAGAAGCCGACCCTGCCGCGCCCGGGGAGGGTGGCGGCGAGCGTGGCGTTCAGCCGCACCGATGGGTCGGTATTGGCGATGCCGAGGCAGTTGGGGCCGACGACCCGCAGGCCGTACGCGCGGGCGATGCGCACCATCTCGTCCTGCCTGGCCCGCCCCTCGGGGCCGGCCTCGCCGAACCCGGAGGAGACCACGATCAGCCCGCGCACCCCCTTC
This window contains:
- a CDS encoding alkaline phosphatase family protein; this encodes MIPLVPAYGTASLADLSSSLLASVGMDGDNPLGLAPAERVLLFLVDGMGAELLAAHPLTAPFLSARLGRVLTAGFPATTVTSLGTLGTGLPPGEHGMLGYQLAVPGAGYMLNCLRWTAKGPLVDPGDWQPTPTVYERAAAADIPVSYVGPARFETTGFNRAVYRGVRFVGADEVDDRIAGVRHALAEPRAHVSVYYGDLDSVGHRTGWGSPAWLDQLALVDRMAERLAETLPPGSAMYVTADHGMVNVTDRVDVDTIGVLREGVALLGGEARARHVYTVPGAAEAVLDTWRDILAGKAWVASRQEAVESGWFGPRVRSEWLPRIGDVLAVPYTDCAIVASVAEPQEAAFVGCHGSLTPAEQHVPLLEVSTR
- a CDS encoding CHAT domain-containing protein, which produces MTFDEALAAAEHAVDLSGSDPARALALARTLLASLPASCPGTTGPTGDPDDGGAVADRSPGCRHCEAEAVAHRALAVAARELGDLPFAEERLHRAVEIALRAGLPHRAAQARLSLVHIRTELGHPEQALAIAADAEPGLTPAELGKLGVHRAMALARLGRYREAVAHCDRAVAVLGDDVRFLAGAMLNRGLARVFLGEFEAAEADLGRCAELARGAGLTHVLALAEGNLPFLAARRGDLPAAFTAYRRAQDILLDYPERLATVRCDLAEALVTAHLPGEARALLNMAVPELAAAGAGVALAEARLLLARVELRTGDPRRARESAELAAHELAAQGRAVLAPLADEILLRARLALDPSSAKLPATVPEMLACAEALDATGHLNTSAALRLSAAEVALRLGDRPSTDGQLALLSRSGRGLVARQATALRRFLAGDRRGAFAAVLAGLAEVGSETKAFEDPMVRAHAARAGEPLAGFGLALAMRTGRGRTVLAWAERWRAVTGGAGRPLAPCLAALRAALGESALVEFVRHEAELVAVAVTRDRVTLRRLGPFATVAEAVVRLRYGLRRAHLLDGRAPEPGAEAAELERLLFRPLGDRLGDRPLVIVPTGTLHILPWPLLPMNSDRPVSVAASAAAWLAGREVPAVRDGRVVAVAGPGLRCSETEARMVGECHPGTERVAARRAEVMAALERADVAHLAAHGMFSPRSPLLSSIDLDDGPLMAYDLLRLRTPPWLVVLSACDAGMAHAPADGAPLGLAGTFLSLGTRCVVASLVPVRDEETLALMTVFHRSLAAGAPPARALATASGKTGVAGFVCFGCGDQPVAPGPGESVIRPARDPA
- a CDS encoding bifunctional acetate--CoA ligase family protein/GNAT family N-acetyltransferase, which gives rise to MEAAQYPAHWEADVVLSDGGTAHVRPIRPADADRLRSFYGRLSNESIYFRFFSPRPRLSDREITWFTNVDYVDRVALIATIGAEMVAVISYDRIEPGEAEVAFLVEDAHQGRGVASVLLEHLAATARERGIACFVADVLPANQKMMGVLKQVGYTAQSSFADGVVRMTLDLTPTETAQEVTTAREHRAESRSIERLLSPGSVAVVGAGREPGGVGQTVLRNLLGADFTGPVYPVHREVRAVAGVRAYPSVTAIDGEVDLAVLAVPADGVIDVVKECAEKGVRGLIVVSSGFGEAGPEGRARQDEMVRIARAYGLRVVGPNCLGIANTDPSVRLNATLAATLPGRGRVGFFSQSGALGAALLQRVAQRGMGISSFVSAGNRADVSGNDLLQYWEEDPRTDVILLYLESLGNPRKFARLARRISRRKPIVVVKSGGTTQGVPTGHAAPVLGLPDPALSALFEQAGVIRVDDLIQQFDVAQLLAYQPLPAGPRVGLVSNSDAMALLAADACARVGLEPRPSVNLGARAGAAEFGAALASVLPDVDAVVAIYMPPIPGNAEEVGAELLRVSRDCGKPVLATFEGKIGMLGELRVGTTPERGSIPSYTAPEEAVRALAHVVRHARWLEQPAGVPEEIEGVDTGAARSLVLAGLGDAPAEIDASRLLARYGVEVWPSETVGSPQEAVDAATRLGWPVVLKAEGSEAAKHAGTVRLGLSGPDGVRDAYADLTRQLEPGAVLAVQRMAPQPAVPTVAGVMDDPAFGAVVSFGLGEITARLLHDEAYRLAPLTREDAAALVRSPRAAPLLLGEYGYPPVAVEALEDLLIRLGRLADDLPEVARLTLDPVLVGQSGVTVLGARVVLRDHEGPRPDDGPRRLG
- a CDS encoding DUF5998 family protein — encoded protein: MRETRLSSAGLRDAIDRSGYYPDLVADAVDSALGKEQVGAYVVHHEATFDPAMEVRRHVTVLVLSPTRLLVCHTDEHPPVEGVSASHASTTTEAVRLSRIQSVAVTRVVPDPASYVPGVPPTEVTLTIGWGAISHVDLEPATCGDENCEADHGYTGAITADDLSLRVSEAADGPEAVSHVLAFAKALSEATARTAS